The genome window AATACCGGGATATTCTTTTGAAATTGTTACCATGGATTTTGATTCGGTCTATTCAACAGTTCAGCAAGCCAGGGTTGATTTTATTATAGTTAATCCCTCTTTTTACGTTGGACTTGAATTAAAGCATAATGTTAGCCGGATTACCACATTAAAAAACCTGTGGAACGGTAAAATAGCCACAGAATTCGGCGGAGTAATTTTTTGCAGGGCCGACCGCAATGATATCCGGCAAATCGCCGATCTCAAGAACAAAATATTTATGGCGCCCGACAAAAATTCTTTTGGCGCATGGCAAGCCGGCCGGCTGGAGCTGAAAAAGCATGGCATTGATCCTTATCACGATTTTAAGAATTTGCGTTTTGGCGGCACACATGACGCGGTTGTTTACGCTGTGCGCGACGGTAAGGTAGATGCCGGTTCCGTAAGGACAGACGCTCTTGAACGTCTGGCAAAAGAAGGCAAAATCAATCTAAAAAATTTCTTTATAATTAATGAATACAAAGATAAACTTTTTCCCTTTGTTCATTCGACCCCGCTTTATCCTGAATGGCCGTTTGCCAAAGTAAAACATACATCCAACGATCTGGCCGAAAAGGTTGCGGCCGTCCTTTTGAAGATGCCCTCTGACAGCCCTGCTGCAATGGCCGCTAAATGCGCAGGCTGGACAATTCCCAGTAATTACCAGCCGGTGCATCAATGTCTGAAAGCGCTGCGAATCGGCCCATACAAAGATTACGGCAAAATGAGCATCCAGGAAATGTTCCGGCAACACTATTACTGGTTTTTCGGAGTCATAGCAGCCTTTATTGTTCTGTTGTTGATGTTTCGATTTTATCACGATATCAATAAAAAACTTAATGCCGCCCTGGCCGACCGGGAAGAAGAAATAATTAAGCAAAAACAAATTCGGGACGATATGGCGGAAATGAACATTACTTTGGAACAGGCTATTGATCGAGCCAACCGGATGGCCGTAGAGGCCGAGGCCGCCAGTATATCTAAAAGCGAATTTTTGGCCAATATGAGCCATGAAATCAGAACTCCCATGAATGCAGTGCTCGGTTTTTCCGAAATGCTGCTTGATACCGGTCTTGATGAAGAACAGCGTGATTATGTCAGCACCATTCAAAGAAGCGGCGAATCCCTGCTTTCCTTAATTAACGATATTCTTGATTTTTCCAAAATCGAGGCCGGCCATCTCGATTTTGAGGAGATCGACTTTGATCCGGAACTTCTGGCCTATGATGTCTGCGAACTGATCCGCCCCAGGATCGGATCAAAACCGATCGAAATTTTGTGCCGCATCGGGGAAAGCATACCTGCCATTGTAAAAGGAGATCCGACCAGGTTCCGGCAGGTACTGATCAACCTTATGGGCAATGCCCCAAAGTTTACCGAATCCGGCGAAATTGAGTTAGCCCTTGATGTTGAAGAAGAAAATAGTAACCGGATAAAACTTCATGCAGCAATAAGGGATACCGGCATCGGTATTCCCGAAGATAAACTTGAAACCGTTTTTGAGCCATTCAAGCAGGCCGACGGTTCAACCACAAGAAAATATGGCGGCACAGGTCTGGGTCTGGCCATCTGCAAACAGATCTCGGAGCTTATGGACGGAAAGGTCTGGGCGGAAAGCAAAGCAGGCCAGGGTTCTGTTTTTCATTTCAGCGCCTGGCTGCAAAAGTCGGAAGAAAA of Desulfosarcina sp. BuS5 contains these proteins:
- a CDS encoding response regulator, with protein sequence MSVFKIKKPRIRIGIFFILGIFFLSILSTPCAKEAAESVRIGVLAKRGADLCLQKWGPTAGYLTQKIPGYSFEIVTMDFDSVYSTVQQARVDFIIVNPSFYVGLELKHNVSRITTLKNLWNGKIATEFGGVIFCRADRNDIRQIADLKNKIFMAPDKNSFGAWQAGRLELKKHGIDPYHDFKNLRFGGTHDAVVYAVRDGKVDAGSVRTDALERLAKEGKINLKNFFIINEYKDKLFPFVHSTPLYPEWPFAKVKHTSNDLAEKVAAVLLKMPSDSPAAMAAKCAGWTIPSNYQPVHQCLKALRIGPYKDYGKMSIQEMFRQHYYWFFGVIAAFIVLLLMFRFYHDINKKLNAALADREEEIIKQKQIRDDMAEMNITLEQAIDRANRMAVEAEAASISKSEFLANMSHEIRTPMNAVLGFSEMLLDTGLDEEQRDYVSTIQRSGESLLSLINDILDFSKIEAGHLDFEEIDFDPELLAYDVCELIRPRIGSKPIEILCRIGESIPAIVKGDPTRFRQVLINLMGNAPKFTESGEIELALDVEEENSNRIKLHAAIRDTGIGIPEDKLETVFEPFKQADGSTTRKYGGTGLGLAICKQISELMDGKVWAESKAGQGSVFHFSAWLQKSEEKELKKITPVSLSGKKAIIVDDNLTNLEILAHSLKMLDLESVALNQGEDVLPALKNAIKAGVPFELAFLDIQMPGMDGYELAKQIRSAAEIPIKDLPLVALSSLMGRDSGKCEEAGFNGFLSKPIQRKKLHNMLKKIMGEKADKNIKENAAEPRIATQHTVREEMKQSARILLAEDNPVNQKLANLMLKKAGYKVEVANNGKEAFEKYTVAPANFNLIFMDLQMPGMDGIEATGAIRDWEETFADQSPEGMEKTKHIPIIAMTANAMKGDREMCLEAGMDDYIAKPIKRELVFDMIKKWVLEG